In the Elusimicrobiaceae bacterium genome, GCTCCGGCTGAACTGCAGGAACTTTTAGGCAAGCATTACCGCAACATGCTGACCGATTACAAACGCAAGACGCAGGAAGCTTCTGCTTTGCGTAGCAGCATTGAGCAGGAACTCTCTGCCTTACGTCCTGTGGTGCACGGCAAATACCGCTCGATGGCGGACTTTGCTCAGTACGTCGCCGAAATGCAGAACTTTGAAGCCGAATTTAAACGCGACCCGCGCCGCACTTTGGCTATTTTGGCTCAAGAGGCAGGGTTAGATTTGGCAGAACTCGGCTCTTATCAGCCGGATCCTGCCGCAGAGGCTATGCGGCCTTTGCAAGCCGAAATGGCGCAAATCCGCGAACTTTTAAGCCACCGCGCTCAACCTTTACCCCAACCTGCACCACAGGAAGATGAAGATGTGCGCAAGCAGGCGCAAGAGTTTGCTGATGCTGTGGACGCAAACGGGAACAAATTGCACCCGCACTTTGCTGAAGCGGCGCCGTTTATGGGCTTAATCATGCAGCGTGACGGCCATAGTGACCTTGAAAAAGCCTACCAAGAAGCACTCTACTCCCTGCCCGGTGCACGCGCTGAAATCTTGAAGAAACAGCAAGCAAGCGCGGCGGCCAAAAAAGCGGAGTTAGACAAAGCTCATAAGGCAGGCAAGGTGCATCTCAAAACGTCCGGCATTTCCGGTGCCAAACCGAGACCGAAAGGAATACTTGATTTAATCGCCGAAACCGAAAAAGAGTTAGACGGCGAATAAAGGAGAATGAACAATGGCTAGTTTTAACGACTTGATCGTAAGCACGCTCCGCAAATGGAGCAAAACCTTGGCTGACAACGTGACCAATCACAGCCCGCTTTTGGCCAAGCTTAAAGAATTGGGCGGCATCGTTGCCGAAGACGGCGGTGTTGCCTTAGAAGAAAACATTGAAGCGGCCGAAAACGGCACTTTCAAATGGTACAGCGGCTTTGAAACGCTGGACGTGACCGAAAGCGATGTACTTGCTACCGCTCTTTACGACTGGAAGCAAGCCAACGCCAACGTCATTATGACCGGATATGAAATCCGCAACAACAAAGGCTCTCAAACCAAGAAATATAATCTCTTGGCTGCCAAAATGAAAAACGCAGAGCACACGATGAAAAACAAAGTGTCCGCTTCTGCCTATTCTGACGGCACCGGAGAGGGCGGTAAAGAATTGACCGGTTTGCAGGCTTTGGTGTCTGACTCTCCGGCTACTTCTTCCGTCGGTGGCATTGATGCCGCTGAAAAAGCCTTTTGGCGCAACCAGGCTTACTCTTTTGCTACGGATGCTTCCGTTTCTGCTGCTCCGACCCCTGCGCAAATGTTAGAGGCTATGGAAGAAATGATTTTGCGCACGACCCGCAATAGCGACCGCCCGAACTTGATTTTGGCTTCCGGCGATTTCTATCGCGCTTACAAAGCCGCTTGCACGAGCATTAAACGCATTTCTACCGAATCGGTTAAATTCGGCGATGCGTCTTTTGCCGCGTTGGAGTTTGAAGGCATCCCCGTCATTTACGATGCCAACTGCCCTGCAAGCCACATGTACTTCTTGAACTGCAATTACTTAAAATTGCGCCACCACAAAGATGCGTACTTCACGCTTGATGAAGAACGCTTGCCGGTCAACCAAGATGCCAAAGTGTTCCCGATGTTGTTCCAAGGGAACTTGACCTGCTCTAACCGCAACTTGCAGGGTGTCATCACTGCTTAATTTGCGTTTATTGCCTATGCGCCCTTCGGGGCGCATGGGCGGCCATTATAGGAGATAAAAAATGTCTGAAATTACGAAAGAACTTTTTGGAACGTCTTACAAAGAAACCTGCGGTACTTTGTCTGTGTTGGACGCGACCACCGGAACGTATAAACAGGTAAAAGAAAAAAATGTCATGGGCCGTTTTGCCAAAATTCAAATTTTAAACGGATTTAAAAGCCGCCAAGCAGGCAAGGAAGTCTTTGACGAAGTGGTAGTTTGCCAAATCAAAATTAAAGACTCTGTGAACAAAGATGTGGTGTCTCATAAAGTAGTTGGCGCAAAGGGAGCAGAACTGAAAGAACGTTTTGCTACCGCATGGGATGAGTATGAGAAATTGGCCGCGCCTAAAAAAGCGGACAAAGAAGAAAAAGAATCTAAAAAATAGGTGATATATGACCGCCCTGGAAATTATGCAAAATATGGCCCGCGTGTTAGGCCTTGAATTACCGCAAACCTTGTCTTCGCTGAGTGATACGACGGCGCAAAGGCTGTTTGGTATTTTAAATCGTGCCTTGTCAGATGTCGCGCAGGCTCATAATTGGCAAGTGTTGCAGAGGCAAGTGATTTTTAGGGCGGCCGTTTTAAACGACGCCTACAACGAAAAAACCGGCGGTTTGAAATTGTCGGTTTTGGCACCTGATATGGCACATGTCGCTATCCCACAAATTTACGAAATGGGATCTTCTTCCGGTGCTTTGTACCTTCCACCGGATCAATATACGCAAGTATTGGTGCAAGGAATCGGCGGAGCGCAAAAGTATTTCACGATTATGGGCGGCGAAATTATTTTCTTGCCGAGTCTGACGCAAAATGGGTGGCGCGCTGTTCTGCGCTACGTAAGCAAAAATGCTGTCTTGGACGAGAATGGAAATGCCAAATCTGCATTTTCTGACGACAAAGACACTTGTCTGCTTGATGATGAACTTTTGATTTTAGGCGGTATTGCCAAATTTAAGCAGGAAATGGGCTATGACTACGCAGATGCGTTGGAAGACTACCAAAAGCGCTTGGACAAACTGAGCGCACGCGACGGATTTGCTCCGGTACTGCGCGGAGTGCGTACTCCGTGCGGAAAATTTAATTTGAACATTCCCGAAACAGGAGTGGGCCAATGAGAAGACGTGCTTTAAGACCAACCGGCAGAGACTTGCGCCACATGGCTGCAAGTTTTTCCGCTCCGATATTGGGGTGGAACACGCGTGATAACTTTGTAAGTATGGATCCGCGCTTTGCGCGGGTGCTAGACAATATGATTGTGGACGGCGGTCGGTTGGCGGTGCGTAAGGGTTTTATATCGGTGGCAAAGAGCAATTTTTCATTGTTTTCTTTGGCCGCGTACGATTATGGTGCCGAGAAGAAACTCTTTGCGAGCGGGAACGGCGGCATTTACGAAGTAGATTTCGCCGAAAACAAATTGACCCCTTTGGGCAGCGACTTTTTGGCAGATAAATGGAACTCCATTTTTTATAAGGGAAATTTATACTTTTTGAACGGACAAGACCCTGTGCAAGTGTATAGCGCGGGAGAACTGAAAGCGGCCGAATTTACCAAAGCGGAAACGGAGCCGGCGGAACTTGATTTGAAAAAACTCAAAAGCGGCACCCTTTACAAAAACCGCTTATTCTTTTTGGAACGCGAAAGTTTGGCCTTTTGGCATACCGAAAATGCCGGCAATGTGCAAGGCCCTTTGCGCCGCTTTGATTTGGCGCAAATAGCCAAATATGGCGGAAGTTTGCAGGCGGTTATCTCTTGGACGTATAGTGTTTCATCCGGTGCGCAGGAAAGCCAAATTATTTTTATTTCTTCCGAAGGGGAAGTGTTTGTTTATGCAGGGACTGACCCAAATGAAATCTCTACATGGGCATTGCGCGGAACGTATAAAATCCCACGTCCGGTGGGCGAAAAGTGTGTTTGCGCTTTAGGTGGAGACGTGGTGTATTTGGGCGAAGACGGGTATTATAAGCTTTCTCAACTTTTATCAGCCCCCGAATCAGAACAGGCCACCGCGTTTAGCGATGCCATAAACCCGACCTTGCAAGACTTAAAAAACTCTTTGAAAAATTATGGCTGGAAAGTGCAACCTTACCAAGCAGACGGCCTATTGTTTATCAATGTGCCTCAAACGGGGGCGAACGTGGTCCAACACGTCATGAATTTGCAAACAGGGGCTTGGAGCAGATTTACCGGTATGAATGCCTTTGATTGGGCAGAACTTGGCGGAAATTTGTACTTTTGCGGGCCCGGTGGGGTCTATCAGGCGCAGACGGGTCAAAACGATGACGGCGGGGCTATTTTGTGGGAGTTTATGGGCGCATACGGCAATTTGGGTACGGCTTACGCAAAGGTACTTAAAGAAGTGCAACTTTACTATCAAGGCATGAACGAAATCATCTTTAACTTAAATGTAAGCGTGGATTTTAAGCGGCCATACGTGGCCTATCGTTCCAACATGCCTGCCACGCAGAGTAAGTGGGATTTGGCCGAGTGGGACAAAACCCCTTGGGCGGCAGAAGCAGCCGCCGTACGCAAGCGGATCATTCCGCGTGTGAGCCAAGGCGGGTATTTCAGTTTCGGGTGCAACGGAAATCTGATTGATTGCGACATTAAAATTCTTGGATTTGATGTGTTATTTGAAAGAAGCAAAAATTTGGCATAAAGGATAAAAAAATGGGCGAGAAAAAGAATATCAACGTTTTTGATTATGGACGGCCATTTTGGGCAGTGATTGGGGACGATAATGCCGCTAATGTGGCAGGTGCTTCTCAAATAGTAGCCGATTTGTTATTTGGCCCAAAGGGTATGGATGCGCAAAATTCTTTTGAACGTGGGAAAAAAGAGTTTAAAGACGAATTGCGCAGAGTGCGTTTTGAAAGCCCATTTACTTCTTTAGGCGCTGAAATGGCCGGAGAAGCGGCTTTTGGTGCTTTGGGCGGGGCCGTGGGCAAGGCCAATATGGCAAGGCAGGGGAGTTTATGGCACTTGTTCAATAAAGCAAACAGCTATGTAGGAGCGCGGCAATTAGAGCGTGCTTTGCGCAGGGGGGTGTTTGATAAAGATATTTTTGCGGGGCGGTTTTCCAGAAAGAGAATGAATGAGATTAATCAAGTCCGGCAGGAAAAGAACTATAAGCCTTTAACTTCCGACAGGGTATATTACGCGCCTGAAAATCAAGAACATATTTGGGAAAGAAGAATTATTGGCAACAATTCAGATCCTGCAGATGTAGCACGATGGCAAAGAGAAGCTTTATTTAATCCAAAAAGTAAAGCTTATCAGGGAAAAGATCGTTATCCAGAAGTGACGGAAATGATGCATGTGGACGGAAAGAAATCATACAGGGCTTATATTACGAATGGAGAAAAGGGTACAAAAGTGACAAGTGTGCGGAAACAAAGCATAAAAAAAGGAACTAGGTAGATGGACGCACCTCCCCATCATCGAACCACATATAAGAGCTCTTTATATGCCCCGGCAGGCCTGTGCGCAGGCTATAAATATATAGCCTTTTTTCTGCAGTTTACCTAGTTCCTATAAATAGTATAGCCGGAAATGAGTAAATTGTCAATACAGATTTTAGGAAAATACATAAAAAAGGAGTGAAAAAATGGGATTTTTAAAAAACCTGTTCGGTGGCAATGCAAATATGCCCACCTACGACATAGAAAAAGCCAAAGAAACAGCGCTTTGGCAACAGGGGCAAGCCCGCTACAACGTAAATAACGGGTTTGCCGGAATTAAGTGGGACCCGAAGACCAACACCCAACAAATTACCTACACACCACAAATGCAAAGTGTGTTTAATAATTTGTTTGGCGGTAGCAACGTAGATAAAAAAGCAGAGCAGGCGGCATATAATTCTTGGGCGGATAAAAATGAGCCTTTGTTTGACCGCCAGGCAAGTAAACTGCAAGACCAGTTGGCTAATCAAGGCATTCCGGTGGGGAGTGAAGCCTATTCACGAGCTATGGCAGATTTGTCGCGCGACCAAAACGATGCCCGCGCCCAAGCGCAAAATCAAGCCTATTTGACGGGGCAACAAACGCGCAATAACGAGATCAGCAATAATCTGAGCATTTTCAGCGCTTTTAATCCTTTGAACGGCTATCAGCCTGGCGCCGGCACTCCAACCACAGATATTTACAACAATGCTTATCAAAGTCAAGTCAATGCTTACCAGTACAACCAACAAGCTAAGCAAAACATGGCGAAAGGATTGTTGGATTTGGGTGGATCTGCCGTGAATTTAGCAGGAGGATTTCTTTTCTCAGATGAGCGCATTAAAGAGAATTTGCGCCCTGTCGGGCAACTCTTTAACGGGCTTACGATTTATGCGTTTAATTTTCCGGGGGAAGATATTACGCGCATTGGCCTAGTGGCGCAGGAAGTGCAAGAAGTCTTGCCGGAAGCCGTAAAAGAAAGCGAAGAAGGTCTGCTTATGGTGGACTACGGCCTTGCCACACAATTTGAAGAAGATGATGAACGGGGGGAAGAATAGTATGTCAATGAGTGAGTATTTGCAGAATTTTCCGAAGTTAAAAACCAATTATGCGCGTTCGGCACAAAAAGCCGAACAAGACAAAAACGGCTATTTTAGCGGGATTACGAGTTCTATTTTGGGGTGGAAAGCCGATAAAATAGATGCCCAAAATCAAAAGGCTTTGAAAGACTGGCAACTGCAAAACCAACAGGCCCAACAACAAGCTCTATGGGATAGAGAAGATGCAGTAGCATTGCGCAATCGCGGTTGGGCGCAGGAAGATGCCAAAACGGCCCGCGATAATGCTTTGGCTGACACTTTGAGAGCTTGGCAGAGAGAAGATTCTTTGGCTGCGCAAAAACAAAAAAGAGAAGATGCCCTTGCACACCAAAAACGCGCTTGGGCTGTGGAAGATAGAGATGCCGGCTACCAACACGATATGGCCAAATTTTTATCTACATATCAGCAAAAGCAGAACAAAGAGCAAGAAGCCCTTGATAAAGCAGCGCAAGCCAAAGCCCAAAGCGAAGAAACGGCAAGACGCGGCCTTGCAGAACTTCAAGGGGTGGCCGATCGGGGCAATATCGGCGCTTGGACTCGTTGGCGGCAGGATCGGCATATTACAGACGATGAGCAAGAGCAAGATTTAGGTGCTTTGTCGGCAGGGCTGGCCGCCATTGCTCCTATGGCTATTGGCAAACTCAAAGAAGCCGGTGTAAGCGGAGTGAACTCTTTGCCGGAGTTTATGACCTACGTAGGATTGGGAGAAAACCCGACCTCTGCGCAACTTAGAGGAGCGTTGCCGATTATTTCCAACACATTGGGATTTACCGATGTGAGCAAAATGGGGGGACAATATACCGCCCCCGTCAGAAAAGAAGAAAATAAATACGGGATTTAGCTATGGAAATTCAACAAGTAAAAGAACACGTGCGCGGCTTGGTAAAACTGGGAGTAAGCGAAAAGCATATTGATGCCTATATTGCCGATTGCGGATATACCGTTGAGGATATCAGAAACTACAAAGAGCCTGTGAAAAGCGGAGGTTGGGATACTGCCGCCAAAACAGGACGGGCCGTCGCGGAAGGGGCACTATTCGGCCTTGGCGATGTGTTGGGCGGCATAACAAATGCGGCGGTAGCCCCTGCGGCCAAAATGGCTACTTATTTACTGGAAGGGACCCCACTGTCTGCAACGGATTTCAATCCTGTAAAGAACTTCCGCGAGGGAAGAAAAGAGTTTGTAGAGGGGCAAAAAGAATTTGCCGAAAAACATGGCAAACTAAATACGGCCGCAGAAATGGTGGGCGGTTTGTTTACAGGCATAGGCGGCGCAGGAAAAGTGGCCGGGGCTAAGGCTTTAGCAAAATTGGGCAAAGTAGGTGCCGGTGGAGTGACTGGCGCATTGACAGGGGGCCTTTATGGAGCAGGAAGCGGCTTGACAGAAGACAGTGAAAAACTGGACCCCGTACAAGGTCTAAAATCAGCTGGTATAGGTGGCTTCTTAGGCGGTGCTTTTGGAGCCGGCGTGCCTGTGGTATGGAAGCAAGTAGGAAAAATTGCCCACAATATGAATAAACAGGTGCGCGCCTACAAACAACTTTCCAAAGCCGCCAAAGGCAAATTGGAAGAAAGCATTGATAAAAAAGTGCCTTTGATTGATATGGCCGACAAACGGGCTTTGCGTTTGATTTCCGGTGCGGATAAAGCCGACATGGACGCTTCTGAAATGCTGTACGATTATGCCAATAATCGTATGCAAAAAGTAAAGTCTAACACGGAGCAAGTATTGGATGATATTTTCGGCGATAAAGGCTACGATTCTGTGCTTAAAAAACGCCACGAGACCGCGCAAAAGCTAGCCGAGCCACTTTATGACAAAGTCTTTAGTGTACCGAAAGTCAAAATTGAATTAGACCCCATGGCTAAGTTGGTGGCGGAAGAACTAAGAAGCAACCCGTACAGCGCGCAGGCTTTGAAAGGATATCCGGAGAATTCTTTTAGATTTTTGGACGCTGTAAAACGTGGACTTGATTATAAAATCAAGGCCATTCAAACCGGCATAGAAACGGGCAAATTAAAACCTACCGACGGGGTTGTTTTGGGTGACTTGATGAAAAGCCGTGCTGATTTGCTTGCCAAATTGGACAAAGTAAATCCTAATTACAAAATAGCGCGCAGTGTGGCGGAGCAAGGTTTTAAATTTGAAGAAGGTGCCAAAGCCGGACAGCGTGCCTTTTTAGATCCGGCCGATGACATTATTTCTAAAGTCAGAGATATGGGGCGCTCCGGAGCCAAACCGGATTTTGCCGCCATGCGTAAAAAAGCCGCTTTGCTTAAGGGGCAGGGAGTAGCGGAGAGACGTTTGGCACAAATAGACTTGGCTGAACAAATCATTAATTCCGCCGCGGAAGCCGAAAAAGCAGGCTACAAAATGGGCATGGGGCAAGCTCTGCGTAAACTTTTGGAAGGTGGCGGTGCGGCTTGGGAAAATACCCCACAAAAGCTATTTAATCCAAACCGCTTGCGCAAAATGCAGGCGGCTGGCATTGATTTGAAAAAACAGCTGCCGAAAATTGCAAACGAAATGAAAACGGCTGAAAATTTACGCGGCTTGTTCCGTGGATCCCAAACAGCTGAACGCATTATGGATATGAGTGATGTACCCACAACCCCCACAGGAATCCTAACCAAAACCGCGAAAAAACTGCTCAGCAAGGCTTTCGTTGTTTCTCCTAAGGACATTGCACGCATGAGTATTGATCCCGGTTATGCGGCCATTATGAGAGCCAAAGCCGGAAGACTGCCGACGGGAAACTATGTAGACATCAGTGGCGCCGGCGGTGCTTTTTCTAATATTGCCGGGCCATTGACGAGTAGAGAGAAAGCAGAGGTTAGAAATCTGCTACGTCAAAAAATGCGTTCTCAAAAAATAAAAAAAACAATTTCAAACGAACAATCTCAAATAAAAAAAGGATATGAAGAAGTTAAACTCAATCCTCTGAAAGGAACTTTGCAGGGAAAAGATGATATTCTCGTTACCATGGACCCAAATGGAAATGAGAAATATTTTATCAATCGTGGGGCTGCTATATCTGACCCCAATAGTGGAAATATAATCGTGTCCGGAGACGAATTGCTGAAAGAAACCGGAACAAAAGGAAATTTTGGATTTTCAAAAATGATTTTCAAACACGATACAAGTGTAGAAGATTCTATGCGTGTACCAAACATCATCAGAGAATATCAACCCTACAAAATACATAACGAAAAAGAAAATTACCGAATACCACTAGATGATAAAGAAAATTTCTTGGTTGTCTTTGGAAATAACAAAGAAAAAAACAAGCGTCTTATTACTGCTTTTAGAGAAAAGAAAGACAAAAATAATACTTACTCAGAAAAAAGGCCCTTGAACGCTACTGATAACTCTGGTGCCATATCAGTAACTACTAGCCAAGTGGCGGGCGACGCCACAAAAGGCAGTCAAGGGCTTACAAATAGTATAGCCAATGAAAAAGCAAATGTCAAGAAGAAAAAGAAGAAAGATTTTAGCATGCGTGACTTTTTGATTTTGCTCCAACGCCCTTATAACTTGGGGCAACAGGGCGCTATCGGCGGGAAAAATTTAAATAAGGGGGATGAATAATGCCTTTTGACCAAAACGGAAACTTTAAACGCATTTACGGCCCGACAGGGTGGCAAGATGACCGCGATGCCGGAACGAATATTTTGGCCACGCGTCACGACGATGATGACAATGACAAAGCAGAAGCATTCAATCAATGTTTTTTGTCTGACGGCCGTAAGGCGGCCACCGGTGCTTTTAAAATGGGTGGCAACAAAATTACAGGGGTGGGCGAAGCAAGCGCTCCCCTTGACGTACCTGCCACCAAGCAGGTGCAGGCAAACGCGTTTAACTTCGGCAAAGACATTAGCGCCGAAGCAAACATCATTAAAGTCAATTTAATCCCCGCGCCGGAAAAATTGCCCAATAGCATGGTGGTATCGGTCCAAGTGTCTAATGACAATACCGGTCCTGCTACGTTGCAGCTTAACACATTGGAAGCAAAGCCAATTTTGTTTGGCGAGCAGGAATTAAGCGAAGGGATCTTGCGTGCCGGAAAGACGTATTTGTTCTTTTATAATGGCGCGTTGGGATCCTTTCAAATGATGACGTCCGGCTCATTCGTCGGGCGGAGTGTGGCTCCCGGCGCTATGATTATGGTGGACCATTTGCTTACCGGCGAAGATGCCATGGGATATGAGTTGCAAGGCACGCGCTGCTACAAAGGCAAATATTGGCAGTATTACCAAAAATTGGTGGAAGAATATGCCGAAGCGGTGGAACGCACCGAAACGATCGGCGAAACGCAATTTACTTATAAGGTTAATTTGGACAGCATGCGCCGTTTTTATAGCAAAAACGACTACGATAGCCGTTTTGCTTTGTGCGGAGACTCCGGCGGTTGGGTGCTTGATGAAGAAACTTTCTCTTTTTATCTGCCAAAATCCAACAACTACTTCCGTCCGGCAGTAGATGCAGACAATTTGTCTGCTTACCAAAAAGATACCATGCGCCCGCTGACGGGTATGTTCTCGGGTTTTGACCGCGGAAATCGTGGGAAATATGAAGGCATGTTTAAGGTGGAATCCCGCTTTAGCGCAAATGCGGAGTCCGGCGGGAGTGACGATTGGGGAACGCACGTAAAGGCAGATTCTGCCACGCTAGGCGAGCATTACGCAGGCGAAGAAACCGCGCCAAAGAGCCGCTTTGTAGCCGTCTATTACTATCTTGGCGTTTTTTATACCACTCCGGTGGAACAACTGCTTGGCACCGAAGGTGGCGGCGGTGGCGGTAAGCTGCCTGTATTGACGTGGTACAAAGAGCAGGAAGGCACCACTATTACAGCGGTTGGCTTGGAAGATGCGGAATTGGTGAAAGTTTATAAAAACGGCTTGCTGTTGGAGCCGGAAGCCGATTATACAATCAGCGGGGAAGAAATTACCTTTGTGACGGCTTTGGAATTGAGTGATAAAATCACGACGGAGGTCTATTAGTATGGCGGAAACAAAATTGAACGACAATCAGTTGGCTCAAGCCGGTTTGGACGGGGAAAGTGCGGCAACCGTTTTGACGGAACTGCAAACCAAATATGCGCAGGGGAAAATTGCATTGGCTAAAGCATTGACGAGTCGCGGGCAGGCTACCGAGTCTAAAGAAGAAATATTGGCTATGGCAAGCAAGGTTTATAATATTGTGCCGTCTGACGATACAGAAAATATTTATGTAAAGATGAGGACATCTTACACAAGAGGCCAATTAAATGACAATGGGTCGAATTATACAAATTGGAAAGAAGTAAACCAAAATCAAGATGTTGTGTTGTGGAGAGGTGGATTTCTTTATTATATCCCGTACGGCAATTACTCTAATATAGACGAACTGTTGGCGGGGGTAAAGTTTTCGTTGGAAGTTGGCGATGCTTCAAACTCATTTTGTTATATGGGTGTAAGTTTGGATGGAACGAAGGTGGCTATTTTTACGACCCAATACGACCTCAAGGTATACGATATTAAAGAAGATAGATTTGAGCTATTGCACGAAGTGACCGTGCAAACATATTATCCCAACGGAAATATAGCCGTGACTAACGACGGAAGTTTAGTTGTATATGCAAATCACAGATCAAATTATGAAGGATTGTCTTATTACAATTTTAATACTTCCCAACAAGCACTTTTAACTCCAATAATGAATACCGAAACAGATCTTCTGTTTAAAGACGGCTATTTATATGTGTTTGAATGTACTGGCGGCTCTGACTCAAGACATAAAATCAGAAGAAGACCTGTATCTTTTGATGAAAACGGCGCGGTGACTTTTGGAGCAGAAACGTCTGCGACGGTAAAACCAGGAGGGGGAGATGGATATATAGCGTCTGCTCGTTTTTATAGGTACGCAGACGAACTAATTGTGTATTGTATTACCGCTTATGAAAAGAACGACCCGCGCGGTGCGATGATATACAATTTAAGCATTGCAAAAGTATCTGATTTGTTAAACTTGTATCCAATGTCAACATTGCCGATGTGTGTGATAAGTGCCAGCATACAAACCAGTTCTCTTACGGATTTAGTAAATACCCACGTAGGAATTTGGCCTTTTAGCGCGAAGATAGAACTAGAAGGGAATTTGTTAAAATTCCGATCAGCTAGACTTGTGGAGCCTCTTATTTTTGATATAGAGACAGGGCAATGGCAAACTACTGAAGCTATAATATGCGACTATTCGACCCAAAATTCTTATGATGGAAATATGCCCCATATTATAGATAACCCTGATACGGGAATAATCATTACTTGTGATTGGCAGACAAACATATCTTATAGTCCTTGTACAGGAAGAATTTCCAGAAAATACATTACTTTTTACCATTACACAAAAGACAAAAAGCTGATAGGGAAAAAGTACAAAGGGCCAAATGGCGACGAAACGTGGTTTTTGTCTCCCTGTCGCGGAGACGCGCGAGTAAATGCGGGGTATTTTGACCTTAATATACCTGTGGCCCCCGAAACTGAGGAGTCCGGCGAATGATCAACAAAATTCAAGCATGGCTTTACGTTCTTGCAGCCATCGGTGCTATATCTTTTTGGGTGGTGACCATGCACGGAATCCCGCCACGCGTGGAGAAGTTAGAAACCAAAGTGGCATCCCATGAAAGACAACTTGCCGAAGACCGCGTGAAATTGGATCTCATTTTGGGATCCGTCACGCGTATGGAAAGTTTTATCTTGCAAAGACACGCAGGAGGGAATTGATATGCCAAAATTCTCTAAAATCAGCCGTGAACGGCTCAATTCCTGCCA is a window encoding:
- a CDS encoding phage major capsid protein, producing MASFNDLIVSTLRKWSKTLADNVTNHSPLLAKLKELGGIVAEDGGVALEENIEAAENGTFKWYSGFETLDVTESDVLATALYDWKQANANVIMTGYEIRNNKGSQTKKYNLLAAKMKNAEHTMKNKVSASAYSDGTGEGGKELTGLQALVSDSPATSSVGGIDAAEKAFWRNQAYSFATDASVSAAPTPAQMLEAMEEMILRTTRNSDRPNLILASGDFYRAYKAACTSIKRISTESVKFGDASFAALEFEGIPVIYDANCPASHMYFLNCNYLKLRHHKDAYFTLDEERLPVNQDAKVFPMLFQGNLTCSNRNLQGVITA
- a CDS encoding tail fiber domain-containing protein; this translates as MGFLKNLFGGNANMPTYDIEKAKETALWQQGQARYNVNNGFAGIKWDPKTNTQQITYTPQMQSVFNNLFGGSNVDKKAEQAAYNSWADKNEPLFDRQASKLQDQLANQGIPVGSEAYSRAMADLSRDQNDARAQAQNQAYLTGQQTRNNEISNNLSIFSAFNPLNGYQPGAGTPTTDIYNNAYQSQVNAYQYNQQAKQNMAKGLLDLGGSAVNLAGGFLFSDERIKENLRPVGQLFNGLTIYAFNFPGEDITRIGLVAQEVQEVLPEAVKESEEGLLMVDYGLATQFEEDDERGEE